Proteins from one Pontibacter korlensis genomic window:
- a CDS encoding TonB-dependent receptor, translating to MRKNLCALWLLLIQVAAMAQGPGTISGKVKSGSGQGLEGITILLKEHNQVAITQPDGFFKMEKLSYGEYTVVAKGLGYKEELRQVILNAEAPAAQVNFSLIASSNALQEVEVLGRKETTYKNEYSFIGTKTASLVIDVPQTISSVTKELIEDQQAFTLNEVVKNVAGVNQYSGYDDLTVRGFRNGYESGFRLVNGLRSGYSFGNGFFRVPLTVNLERVEVLKGPGAALFGDINPGGTINMVTKKPLEEERKALSFTVGSFQTMRSTLDFTGPLNEEKTLLYRLNVGYEDTKTFRDVNDRKSLLIAPTVTFRPSDNTTINAEIVYSSFNGYLDRGLPIQGGDLYALPFSFAVNQPNDHFIVNDLSLNASLNHKINDRVSFNAAYMKFAYSEDIREHRTLNTFADAPLNTVMNLRYFERMAKEYTDNLSAYFSLKQNTGSISHKVVLGADYVKFDTDKNSTMFEAREQLVDGERLPLTFDLRNPMYKVRNTSNYIQRPIPQFFIDYINNVYHTTGLYVQDQMEVTDRLGLLLGLRYEMFRDRRDYGDGEENVQQNVLLPRAGLTYSLLENLNYFASYSQGFRPINPQYIKYPERYGRSEPFNNETSYQVETGLKGEFFQKAMFATLSLYQIEKRNTLINTFQLTEDGNPIYRQNGKTRSQGAELELTGNLMPNFSLNANYAYNHTEVLNADVSAENGMVAANAPEHSAGLWAKYIFNIPALRGVGVAVGGNYVSQRRMEVQVNQVNTGEPIWDYWPSYTVANAALFYNINKFKFSFNLNNVLDEQYFVGGYDYFRASPGAPRNYMTTIGYTF from the coding sequence ATGAGAAAAAATTTATGTGCCTTGTGGCTGCTTCTTATCCAGGTTGCAGCCATGGCCCAGGGGCCAGGCACAATTAGTGGTAAAGTAAAGAGTGGCAGCGGCCAGGGCTTGGAAGGTATCACCATACTTTTAAAAGAGCATAACCAGGTGGCTATAACACAGCCGGATGGCTTTTTCAAGATGGAGAAACTGAGTTATGGTGAGTATACCGTGGTGGCCAAAGGACTAGGGTACAAAGAAGAGCTCCGGCAGGTAATCTTAAATGCAGAGGCTCCGGCAGCACAGGTGAATTTCAGCCTTATAGCCAGCTCCAATGCGCTGCAGGAGGTAGAGGTGCTTGGCCGAAAGGAAACTACCTACAAGAACGAGTATAGCTTTATTGGGACAAAAACAGCGAGCCTGGTTATTGATGTGCCGCAGACTATTTCATCGGTTACAAAGGAGCTGATTGAAGATCAGCAGGCATTCACGCTAAATGAGGTGGTGAAGAACGTGGCAGGCGTTAACCAATATTCCGGTTACGATGACCTGACAGTGCGTGGCTTCCGGAATGGTTATGAAAGTGGTTTCAGGCTGGTTAATGGGTTGCGCTCGGGTTACAGCTTTGGCAATGGCTTTTTCCGGGTGCCGCTTACGGTAAACCTGGAGCGGGTGGAGGTGCTAAAAGGGCCAGGCGCTGCTTTGTTCGGCGATATTAACCCGGGAGGCACCATCAATATGGTAACCAAAAAGCCGCTGGAGGAGGAGCGGAAAGCGCTTAGCTTTACCGTTGGTAGCTTTCAGACCATGCGCTCCACCCTCGACTTTACAGGCCCTTTGAATGAGGAGAAAACCTTGCTGTACCGCCTGAATGTTGGCTACGAAGACACCAAAACCTTTCGTGATGTAAACGACCGCAAGTCACTGCTCATAGCGCCAACCGTTACTTTCCGCCCAAGCGATAACACCACGATTAATGCCGAAATAGTGTACAGTAGCTTCAACGGCTATCTGGATCGTGGACTGCCTATACAGGGTGGTGACTTGTACGCGCTACCTTTCTCTTTTGCGGTTAATCAGCCCAACGATCATTTTATAGTGAATGATTTGTCGCTGAATGCATCACTGAACCATAAGATTAACGATAGGGTGTCCTTCAATGCAGCTTATATGAAGTTTGCCTATTCAGAGGATATCCGGGAGCACCGAACGCTGAATACGTTTGCCGATGCACCCTTAAATACGGTGATGAACCTGCGCTACTTTGAGCGAATGGCGAAGGAGTATACCGATAACCTCTCTGCATATTTTTCCCTGAAGCAGAATACGGGCAGCATCAGCCATAAGGTAGTGTTAGGAGCTGATTATGTGAAATTCGACACGGATAAGAACAGTACCATGTTTGAGGCACGTGAGCAGCTTGTTGACGGCGAGAGACTACCCCTCACATTTGATCTGAGAAACCCGATGTACAAGGTCAGGAACACCAGTAACTACATACAGCGGCCTATCCCACAGTTCTTTATCGACTACATCAACAACGTATACCACACCACCGGCCTCTATGTGCAGGACCAAATGGAGGTAACAGACCGCCTCGGCTTGCTGCTGGGCCTGCGTTACGAGATGTTTCGGGACAGGCGGGACTATGGCGACGGTGAAGAAAACGTGCAACAGAATGTGCTGTTGCCACGGGCTGGTTTAACTTACTCCTTGCTGGAGAACCTGAACTACTTTGCCAGTTACAGTCAGGGCTTCAGACCAATAAATCCGCAGTACATAAAGTACCCTGAGCGCTACGGACGAAGCGAGCCTTTCAACAATGAGACCAGCTACCAGGTGGAAACAGGTTTGAAGGGAGAGTTCTTTCAGAAGGCAATGTTTGCTACACTCTCGCTGTACCAGATCGAGAAGCGAAACACCCTTATAAACACCTTTCAGCTAACGGAAGACGGCAACCCGATCTACAGGCAAAATGGCAAAACTAGATCACAGGGAGCCGAGCTGGAGCTAACCGGAAACCTGATGCCGAACTTCAGCCTGAATGCTAATTATGCCTATAACCACACGGAGGTTCTGAATGCTGATGTAAGCGCAGAGAACGGTATGGTGGCTGCCAATGCACCGGAGCACTCGGCGGGGCTCTGGGCAAAGTATATTTTCAACATTCCTGCCTTAAGAGGTGTGGGTGTGGCTGTAGGTGGTAATTATGTTAGCCAACGACGCATGGAGGTACAGGTAAACCAGGTGAACACAGGAGAACCGATCTGGGATTACTGGCCCTCTTACACCGTTGCAAATGCTGCCTTGTTCTACAACATAAACAAGTTCAAGTTCAGCTTTAACCTCAACAACGTGCTCGACGAGCAGTACTTTGTTGGCGGCTACGACTACTTCCGTGCCAGTCCCGGTGCCCCCAGAAACTACATGACGACCATAGGCTATACTTTCTAA
- a CDS encoding ABC transporter ATP-binding protein, protein MNIVLEAKQLRKQYQDKLALKGLNLQIQAGEIFCLLGQNGAGKSTTINLFLGFIKPTSGAAYINGLEVATNLTQVKEHLAYIPENVMLYSNLTGLENLALFSSLAGFDYSKEELMEYLVRAGLPAEAASRRVGGYSKGMRQKVGIAIAVAKHAKVLLLDEPTSGLDPKASNEFSELLLRLSDAGTAIFMATHDIFRSKEVGTRVGIMREGELVDVLPAADLDANELEKLYLNYMHV, encoded by the coding sequence ATGAACATTGTTTTAGAAGCAAAGCAACTCAGAAAACAGTACCAGGACAAGCTGGCGCTTAAGGGCCTGAACCTGCAGATCCAGGCAGGGGAGATTTTCTGCCTGCTGGGGCAAAACGGTGCGGGCAAGTCCACTACCATAAACCTGTTTTTAGGCTTTATTAAACCAACCTCCGGAGCAGCTTATATTAACGGGCTGGAGGTAGCCACAAATCTTACTCAGGTAAAGGAGCACCTTGCTTACATACCGGAGAACGTGATGCTGTACTCCAACCTGACGGGGCTTGAGAACCTGGCCCTGTTCAGTAGCTTGGCTGGTTTTGATTACTCGAAAGAGGAACTGATGGAATACCTTGTTCGGGCGGGTTTGCCAGCCGAAGCGGCCAGCCGCAGGGTGGGAGGTTACTCTAAAGGTATGCGGCAGAAGGTAGGTATCGCCATTGCGGTAGCGAAACATGCCAAAGTGTTGCTGCTCGATGAGCCAACCTCAGGCCTGGACCCAAAAGCGAGCAATGAGTTTTCGGAACTGTTGCTACGGTTGAGCGATGCAGGCACGGCCATTTTCATGGCGACACACGACATCTTCCGGTCAAAAGAAGTGGGCACAAGAGTAGGCATTATGCGCGAGGGTGAACTGGTAGATGTACTGCCTGCCGCCGACCTGGATGCGAACGAACTGGAGAAACTATACTTAAACTATATGCACGTGTAA
- a CDS encoding ABC transporter permease, whose translation MRKFWILIKYEWLNFKADKGLLILTTLTLFAGLYGIYYGTTELEKQRENIAKLDVLTEHNVEEMKEKFPGEADAGDIGYYHSTFAVNHPDSWASLSMGQRDVNPYYIKLRLLNLQSQLYDTENINPLKVLSGNFDLAFVLVYLFPLLIIGLCFNILSVEKEQGTLPLLLSQPIGLPLIVGAKLSFRMMIVLGLALLLSVLAMVWGQVMPDVRVALWLGVVLLYCLFWFGVAFLVAALQKNSAFNAVTLLGVWLMLTIIIPALLNVYVAVKQPIPQALELTIKQREVVHGGWDKPKRETMDQFFALYPQYTDTTDIKVRFVWRWYYAFQHLGDVAVADLAEAYQEGLQARHQLVEKLNVLSVPVNVQGVFNAMAGSDLPSHLAFMQSATQYHDSLREFYYPFLFNNVPFTHADYEKEPRHSFTSSPDFATAYSGLFKLVICVLVVFGIGFVLFRLKEASVK comes from the coding sequence ATGAGAAAATTCTGGATACTTATAAAGTATGAGTGGCTCAATTTTAAGGCTGATAAAGGCTTGCTCATACTCACCACCCTTACCCTTTTTGCCGGGTTATATGGCATCTACTACGGCACCACCGAGCTTGAGAAGCAAAGGGAAAACATAGCTAAGCTGGATGTGCTAACGGAGCACAATGTGGAAGAAATGAAAGAGAAGTTTCCTGGTGAAGCGGATGCGGGTGATATTGGCTACTACCATTCTACCTTTGCCGTCAACCATCCTGATTCTTGGGCAAGTCTCTCTATGGGGCAGCGCGATGTGAACCCATACTACATTAAGCTCCGCCTGCTCAACCTGCAGTCGCAACTGTACGACACCGAGAACATCAACCCGCTAAAAGTGCTGTCAGGAAACTTTGACCTGGCCTTCGTGCTGGTATACTTGTTCCCGTTGCTTATTATCGGCTTGTGCTTCAATATTCTATCTGTAGAAAAGGAGCAGGGTACACTGCCTTTGTTATTGTCGCAGCCTATAGGTTTGCCGTTGATTGTAGGAGCCAAGCTGTCTTTCCGGATGATGATTGTGCTGGGGCTGGCGCTGCTGCTTTCTGTACTTGCCATGGTATGGGGGCAGGTAATGCCGGATGTACGTGTGGCACTTTGGCTGGGTGTGGTGCTGTTATACTGCCTGTTCTGGTTTGGAGTAGCCTTTCTGGTGGCAGCCTTGCAGAAGAACTCAGCCTTTAACGCTGTAACGCTGCTCGGCGTGTGGTTGATGCTGACCATTATCATACCTGCCCTGCTCAATGTGTATGTAGCCGTAAAGCAACCTATACCGCAGGCGCTGGAGCTTACCATAAAACAGCGCGAGGTAGTGCATGGTGGCTGGGACAAACCTAAGCGTGAAACCATGGATCAGTTCTTTGCCCTTTACCCGCAATACACCGACACCACTGATATCAAGGTTCGTTTTGTATGGCGCTGGTATTATGCCTTCCAGCACTTAGGAGACGTAGCTGTAGCGGATCTTGCCGAAGCATATCAAGAGGGGCTTCAGGCTCGTCATCAACTGGTAGAAAAGCTAAACGTACTGTCGGTACCTGTAAATGTACAGGGTGTTTTTAACGCGATGGCTGGATCAGACTTGCCTTCGCACCTGGCATTTATGCAGAGTGCTACCCAGTACCATGATTCGCTCCGGGAGTTTTATTACCCGTTCCTGTTCAACAACGTGCCTTTTACGCATGCCGACTATGAGAAGGAGCCGAGGCATAGTTTCACCAGCTCACCGGATTTTGCCACAGCGTATAGTGGTTTGTTTAAGTTGGTGATATGTGTGCTGGTAGTGTTTGGTATTGGTTTCGTGCTCTTCAGGTTAAAGGAGGCTAGTGTGAAGTAG
- a CDS encoding spore photoproduct lyase family protein — protein sequence MQKLNPTTIFYTADALNERGKAALLSYPNADQQQIVQHNRLPSVDGNHYQVKSNVLVLGRLKTLVCRESGRSSDFISPSLANGCLGACAYCYVDRNKPVNPITLFTNTEEILAAVDKHVQKQAWPKVPNQTHTHYYTYDIGCNSDVSVDASISDSVETTVKFFRNHPKAFATFATKFVNQEMLAYDPQGKTRIRYSLLPHRVSKLVDVRTDTLEKRLAAINDFYHAGYDVHVNFSPVIVYEGWLEDYRQLFERLNEVVHPKLKSTMSCEVIFLTHNQWQHELNLSINPMAEELIWAPAIQETKKSQFGGINVRYQYQLKAQWISEFRRLQQEVIPWCEIRYIF from the coding sequence ATGCAGAAACTGAATCCGACTACTATTTTCTACACGGCTGATGCTCTGAACGAGCGAGGCAAAGCAGCATTGTTAAGCTATCCAAATGCCGACCAACAGCAGATAGTGCAGCACAACAGGTTACCCTCCGTAGATGGTAATCATTACCAGGTAAAATCGAATGTGCTGGTACTGGGCAGGCTGAAAACTCTGGTTTGCAGGGAGAGTGGCCGCAGCTCAGATTTTATCTCACCTAGCCTTGCCAACGGTTGTTTAGGAGCCTGTGCTTATTGTTATGTGGATCGCAACAAGCCGGTGAACCCTATTACCCTTTTCACAAATACAGAGGAGATATTGGCCGCCGTAGATAAGCATGTTCAGAAGCAGGCTTGGCCAAAAGTGCCGAATCAAACTCATACACACTATTATACTTATGATATTGGTTGCAACTCTGACGTTTCGGTTGATGCTTCTATTTCCGATAGTGTAGAGACCACTGTAAAGTTCTTCCGAAACCACCCAAAGGCCTTTGCCACCTTTGCCACGAAGTTCGTGAACCAGGAGATGCTGGCTTATGATCCGCAGGGTAAAACCCGGATAAGGTATAGTCTGCTACCCCATAGGGTCAGCAAGCTGGTAGATGTTCGTACAGATACATTGGAAAAGCGATTAGCTGCCATCAACGACTTTTACCATGCTGGGTACGATGTGCATGTAAACTTTTCGCCTGTTATTGTTTATGAAGGTTGGCTGGAAGACTATAGGCAGCTGTTTGAAAGGTTAAACGAAGTAGTGCATCCTAAGCTAAAGAGTACAATGAGCTGCGAGGTTATCTTCCTGACCCATAACCAATGGCAGCATGAGTTAAATCTTTCTATAAATCCTATGGCAGAGGAGTTGATCTGGGCACCAGCCATACAGGAAACCAAGAAGAGCCAGTTTGGAGGTATAAATGTGCGTTACCAGTATCAGCTAAAAGCCCAGTGGATAAGCGAATTCAGAAGGTTGCAACAAGAGGTTATACCTTGGTGTGAAATCCGCTACATTTTTTAA
- a CDS encoding ABC transporter permease, giving the protein MIKSIARKEFISTLRDSRFMALSIIVLLLLLAATVVGLNSYRTLQEERDVAQQTVNDQFANSVDRHPHRMAHYGSYAFRPKSSISFLDFGLDSYTGAAVFMEAHRQNSANFSQAQQSSSLIRFGEMTVAFVLQMLIPLLIIFLCFGAFTQEKETGTLKILLSQGISLRQVAWAKITGYSKVVGLVVAPALVLASLLLFGRGGFELEGDTLLRLLLFILFYLVYFFIFIVLSVVVSSLHQRSNTALVTLLGIWILCCVIIPKASANLGANLYTTPTKAQMDADVHEEVAKGVDGHNSQDERAEALKKELLKKYKVSTLEELPVNFDGVWMAMGEEQSSKVFQEHFDELTDIFDKQNSISEYASLLNPYLAVRHLSMGMAGSDFSHYTHFQNKAEEYRYNLAQGLNNIQTTQIKYGEKETRLSSDTWKNFKPFTYETPHAGWALGNHLVSLLALLVWLVLVSTVGIRLIDKTKVA; this is encoded by the coding sequence ATGATAAAAAGTATAGCAAGAAAAGAATTCATCAGCACCCTCCGCGACAGCCGCTTTATGGCCCTAAGCATTATTGTGCTGCTGCTATTGCTGGCTGCCACGGTGGTGGGCTTAAATAGTTACAGGACCTTGCAGGAGGAGCGCGATGTGGCGCAACAGACAGTGAACGACCAGTTTGCTAATTCTGTAGACCGTCACCCGCACCGTATGGCCCATTATGGCTCTTATGCCTTCAGGCCAAAATCAAGTATAAGCTTTCTGGATTTCGGGCTCGATTCTTATACTGGGGCTGCTGTGTTTATGGAGGCGCACAGGCAGAACAGTGCAAACTTCAGCCAGGCGCAGCAATCTTCTTCGCTCATCCGCTTTGGTGAGATGACAGTGGCTTTTGTGCTGCAGATGCTTATTCCGCTGCTTATTATTTTCCTGTGTTTCGGTGCCTTTACCCAGGAGAAGGAGACGGGTACTCTAAAGATCCTGCTGAGCCAGGGTATTTCGCTGCGGCAGGTGGCATGGGCAAAAATTACGGGGTACAGCAAGGTTGTAGGTTTGGTAGTGGCTCCGGCATTGGTACTTGCCAGTTTGCTTCTGTTCGGCAGAGGCGGCTTTGAGCTGGAAGGGGATACACTGCTAAGGCTGCTGCTGTTCATCCTCTTTTACCTGGTTTACTTCTTCATCTTTATTGTTTTGTCTGTCGTGGTATCGTCGCTGCATCAGCGGTCAAATACGGCACTGGTTACCTTGCTCGGTATCTGGATTCTCTGCTGCGTGATCATACCTAAAGCCTCAGCCAACCTGGGGGCTAACCTCTATACCACCCCAACCAAAGCGCAGATGGATGCTGATGTGCACGAGGAGGTAGCCAAAGGGGTAGACGGGCATAACTCACAGGATGAGCGCGCTGAGGCACTGAAAAAGGAGCTGCTGAAAAAGTATAAGGTTTCGACTTTGGAGGAGCTGCCGGTAAATTTCGACGGTGTCTGGATGGCTATGGGCGAGGAGCAAAGCAGCAAGGTTTTCCAGGAGCATTTTGATGAACTGACGGACATCTTTGATAAACAGAACAGCATTTCAGAGTATGCCAGTTTGCTGAATCCCTACCTGGCCGTGCGTCACCTGTCGATGGGTATGGCTGGCTCTGACTTTAGCCACTACACGCACTTTCAGAACAAGGCGGAAGAGTACCGCTATAACCTGGCTCAGGGCCTGAATAATATACAGACTACCCAGATAAAGTATGGCGAGAAGGAAACGCGCCTGAGCAGCGACACCTGGAAAAATTTTAAACCATTCACTTACGAAACGCCTCATGCAGGCTGGGCGCTGGGAAACCACCTGGTATCATTATTGGCGCTGTTAGTATGGCTGGTGCTGGTGAGCACAGTAGGCATCAGGCTGATCGATAAAACAAAAGTGGCTTAA
- a CDS encoding succinylglutamate desuccinylase/aspartoacylase family protein, translated as MKISFLYLTLLVAFLTTHLTQAQVKPFTFVGEKIKAGSKHSVLLPVGKGENSTVIPVTVFHGAKKGPVLGITAGVHGLEYAPIMAAQQLPKYLDPAEMNGTVILVHIANVPAFLHRSLRVNPVDGKNLNRVFPGKPDGTLTDQIAHVISNEVIARSDYFIDVHDGDANGDLRPYSGYYNYFDMPEVSEKARQMAVALGFDFIVQFGNEQSLTEEAIYCSREATKRNIPAVDIECGRKGFVEEKYVQQIQQALLSLMRHLQILEGKPATVQNPVMIAKRTSVSSQHEGFFYSDLTSGDYVKKGMKLGYITDLFGNHVVDVTCPTDGVILYKTFNPPVKKGDGLFSIGHIN; from the coding sequence ATGAAAATCTCTTTTCTATATTTAACACTTCTTGTTGCATTCCTTACTACCCATCTTACCCAAGCCCAGGTTAAGCCTTTTACGTTCGTTGGAGAAAAAATAAAAGCAGGTTCCAAACACTCAGTTCTTTTACCGGTAGGTAAGGGGGAGAATAGCACGGTTATTCCTGTAACTGTTTTTCATGGCGCAAAGAAAGGTCCTGTGCTAGGCATTACTGCTGGCGTGCACGGCCTGGAGTATGCGCCTATCATGGCGGCGCAGCAACTGCCTAAGTACCTCGATCCCGCTGAAATGAATGGCACTGTGATACTGGTACACATAGCCAACGTGCCTGCTTTTCTGCACCGCTCGCTTAGGGTAAACCCTGTGGATGGCAAGAACCTGAACCGTGTATTTCCTGGGAAGCCTGATGGCACCCTGACTGATCAGATAGCGCACGTGATATCGAATGAGGTGATTGCCCGAAGCGACTATTTTATAGATGTGCATGACGGTGACGCCAACGGCGACCTGCGCCCCTACTCGGGATACTACAATTACTTTGATATGCCGGAGGTGTCGGAAAAAGCCAGACAGATGGCCGTAGCTCTGGGTTTTGACTTTATTGTGCAGTTTGGTAATGAGCAGAGCCTGACGGAAGAGGCCATCTACTGTTCCCGAGAGGCCACCAAGCGCAACATTCCGGCCGTGGACATTGAGTGCGGCCGCAAGGGCTTTGTGGAGGAAAAGTATGTACAACAGATTCAGCAGGCCCTGCTCAGCCTGATGCGCCACCTGCAGATACTGGAGGGCAAACCTGCTACAGTGCAAAACCCAGTGATGATAGCCAAGCGGACATCGGTCAGCAGCCAGCATGAGGGCTTCTTTTATAGCGACCTTACCAGCGGCGACTATGTGAAAAAGGGCATGAAGCTGGGTTACATTACTGACCTGTTCGGTAATCATGTAGTGGATGTCACCTGCCCAACAGACGGTGTCATCCTGTACAAAACCTTCAATCCTCCTGTTAAAAAGGGTGATGGTCTCTTTAGCATCGGGCACATAAACTAA